The following are encoded in a window of Phragmites australis chromosome 22, lpPhrAust1.1, whole genome shotgun sequence genomic DNA:
- the LOC133904747 gene encoding zinc finger CCCH domain-containing protein 65-like isoform X2: MADADSSPIASISPSSGAGDADAAAAIEKQLAGLGLAVDGGGGFPEPSGWEVVPVPVAVSGGGGFPEPSGWEVVPVPVAVSGGGDEVAGEKLHPPPTVAGADARVRYPRRPGEPDCTYYLKFGNCRFGVKCKFNHPARKKSRVKGSGSSGSNSSSNKASSPDDDQAPREEYEGLVPDISYSLGFDDKGTASRKTSCEVVDMKKGRMVPKIAEGPEKGIYFKKLDETNVRNQKGAKDKRREAVSEGSAQEECKYYSTPGGCKFGKACKYLHHEGKEEKTEVEKVDLNFLGLPLRPGEKECPYYMRTGSCKYATNCKFHHPDPTNVTSKEPVLEHENGETPQQNVQGPSQTRVPIWPDQRALNEQHVPFLAPAQSYSAGMIPPQGMYPSPDWSGYHQVPLNPYYPPGVPFQHFPAHMNHPMYKAADVPGHQQVSTDEYPERPGQPECQHFVRSGFCKYKMKCRYHHPRSRLPAPLTGLSPLGLPIKPDQPVCTYYGRFGVCKYGPACMFNHPFNFGPSVLAAGPPLPGQYPTPGNFTV; the protein is encoded by the exons ATGGCGGACGCCGACTCCTCCCCGATCGCCTCGATCTCCCCCTCCTCCGGCGCCGGGGACGCcgatgcggcggcggcgatcgaGAAGCAGCTCGCCGGCCTCGGCCTCGCCGTCGACGGCGGCGGAGGCTTCCCGGAGCCGTCGGGGTGGGAGGTTGTCCCCGTACCCGTCGCCGTCTCCGGCGGCGGAGGCTTCCCGGAGCCGTCGGGGTGGGAGGTTGTCCCCGTACCCGTCGccgtctccggcggcggcgatgaGGTCGCCGGTGAGAAGCTGCATCCGCCGCCGACGGTGGCGGGGGCGGATGCGAGGGTGCGGTACCCGCGGCGGCCCGGGGAGCCGGACTGCACCTACTACCTCAAGTTCGGCAACTGCCGCTTCGGGGTGAAGTGCAAGTTCAACCACCCGGCACGGAAGAAGAGTAGG GTGAAAGGGAGTGGGAGCAGCGGGAGCAACAGCAGCAGTAATAAAGCATCTTCGCCTGATGATGATCAG GCTcctagagaagaatatgaaggtCTTGTTCCAGATATTTCATATTCCTTG GGCTTTGATGACAAGGGGACTGCATCTAGGAAGACATCATGCGAG GTTGTTGATATGAAGAAGGGAAGAATGGTGCCAAAG ATTGCCGAGGGGCCTGAAAAAGGAATTTATTTCAAGAAGTTAGATGAGACAAATGTCAGAAACCAGAAG GGTGCCAAAGATAAAAGAAGGGAAGCTGTTTCAGAAGGTAGTGCGCAGGAGGAATGCAAG TATTATTCAACACCAGGAGGATGCAAATTTGGGAAAGCTTGCAAATACCTTCACCAcgagggaaaagaagagaaaacagAGGTTGAAAAGGTTGATCTGAACTTTCTAGGTCTTCCACTGCGCCCA GGGGAAAAGGAGTGCCCATACTATATGCGCACTGGGAGCTGCAAATATGCCACTAACTGCAAGTTTCACCATCCAGATCCTACCAACGTGACTTCAAAAGAACCAGTGTTGGAACATGAGAATGGGGAAACTCCACAGCAAAATGTCCAAGGACCCTCTCAGACAAGAGTTCCAATATGGCCTGACCAGAGAGCATTGAATGAGCAGCATGTTCCTTTTCTAGCTCCAGCACAATCGTACAGTGCAGGAATGATTCCACCTCAAGGAATGTACCCATCTCCTGACTGGAGTGGGTATCATCAG GTTCCTTTGAATCCTTATTACCCTCCTGGAGTCCCTTTTCAGCATTTTCCAGCTCATATGAATCATCCAATGTACAAGGCAGCAGATGTACCAGGACATCAGCAAGTGTCTACTGACGAATATCCAGAGAGACCTGGCCAACCTGAATGTCAGCATTTTGTTAGAAGTGGTTTCTGCAAATACAAGATGAAATGCAGATATCATCATCCAAGGTCGCGACTGCCTGCACCACTAACAGGTCTTAGCCCTCTCGGCTTGCCTATCAAACCT GATCAACCTGTGTGCACATACTATGGTCGCTTCGGTGTTTGCAAGTATGGTCCAGCTTGCATGTTCAACCACCCCTTCAATTTCGGCCCTTCTGTACTGGCAgcaggaccacctctccctggCCAATACCCCACACCAGGAAACTTCACCGTTTAG
- the LOC133904747 gene encoding zinc finger CCCH domain-containing protein 65-like isoform X1 has product MADADSSPIASISPSSGAGDADAAAAIEKQLAGLGLAVDGGGGFPEPSGWEVVPVPVAVSGGGGFPEPSGWEVVPVPVAVSGGGDEVAGEKLHPPPTVAGADARVRYPRRPGEPDCTYYLKFGNCRFGVKCKFNHPARKKSRVKGSGSSGSNSSSNKASSPDDDQAPREEYEGLVPDISYSLGFDDKGTASRKTSCEVVDMKKGRMVPKIAEGPEKGIYFKKLDETNVRNQKVLKGAKDKRREAVSEGSAQEECKYYSTPGGCKFGKACKYLHHEGKEEKTEVEKVDLNFLGLPLRPGEKECPYYMRTGSCKYATNCKFHHPDPTNVTSKEPVLEHENGETPQQNVQGPSQTRVPIWPDQRALNEQHVPFLAPAQSYSAGMIPPQGMYPSPDWSGYHQVPLNPYYPPGVPFQHFPAHMNHPMYKAADVPGHQQVSTDEYPERPGQPECQHFVRSGFCKYKMKCRYHHPRSRLPAPLTGLSPLGLPIKPDQPVCTYYGRFGVCKYGPACMFNHPFNFGPSVLAAGPPLPGQYPTPGNFTV; this is encoded by the exons ATGGCGGACGCCGACTCCTCCCCGATCGCCTCGATCTCCCCCTCCTCCGGCGCCGGGGACGCcgatgcggcggcggcgatcgaGAAGCAGCTCGCCGGCCTCGGCCTCGCCGTCGACGGCGGCGGAGGCTTCCCGGAGCCGTCGGGGTGGGAGGTTGTCCCCGTACCCGTCGCCGTCTCCGGCGGCGGAGGCTTCCCGGAGCCGTCGGGGTGGGAGGTTGTCCCCGTACCCGTCGccgtctccggcggcggcgatgaGGTCGCCGGTGAGAAGCTGCATCCGCCGCCGACGGTGGCGGGGGCGGATGCGAGGGTGCGGTACCCGCGGCGGCCCGGGGAGCCGGACTGCACCTACTACCTCAAGTTCGGCAACTGCCGCTTCGGGGTGAAGTGCAAGTTCAACCACCCGGCACGGAAGAAGAGTAGG GTGAAAGGGAGTGGGAGCAGCGGGAGCAACAGCAGCAGTAATAAAGCATCTTCGCCTGATGATGATCAG GCTcctagagaagaatatgaaggtCTTGTTCCAGATATTTCATATTCCTTG GGCTTTGATGACAAGGGGACTGCATCTAGGAAGACATCATGCGAG GTTGTTGATATGAAGAAGGGAAGAATGGTGCCAAAG ATTGCCGAGGGGCCTGAAAAAGGAATTTATTTCAAGAAGTTAGATGAGACAAATGTCAGAAACCAGAAG GTTCTGAAGGGTGCCAAAGATAAAAGAAGGGAAGCTGTTTCAGAAGGTAGTGCGCAGGAGGAATGCAAG TATTATTCAACACCAGGAGGATGCAAATTTGGGAAAGCTTGCAAATACCTTCACCAcgagggaaaagaagagaaaacagAGGTTGAAAAGGTTGATCTGAACTTTCTAGGTCTTCCACTGCGCCCA GGGGAAAAGGAGTGCCCATACTATATGCGCACTGGGAGCTGCAAATATGCCACTAACTGCAAGTTTCACCATCCAGATCCTACCAACGTGACTTCAAAAGAACCAGTGTTGGAACATGAGAATGGGGAAACTCCACAGCAAAATGTCCAAGGACCCTCTCAGACAAGAGTTCCAATATGGCCTGACCAGAGAGCATTGAATGAGCAGCATGTTCCTTTTCTAGCTCCAGCACAATCGTACAGTGCAGGAATGATTCCACCTCAAGGAATGTACCCATCTCCTGACTGGAGTGGGTATCATCAG GTTCCTTTGAATCCTTATTACCCTCCTGGAGTCCCTTTTCAGCATTTTCCAGCTCATATGAATCATCCAATGTACAAGGCAGCAGATGTACCAGGACATCAGCAAGTGTCTACTGACGAATATCCAGAGAGACCTGGCCAACCTGAATGTCAGCATTTTGTTAGAAGTGGTTTCTGCAAATACAAGATGAAATGCAGATATCATCATCCAAGGTCGCGACTGCCTGCACCACTAACAGGTCTTAGCCCTCTCGGCTTGCCTATCAAACCT GATCAACCTGTGTGCACATACTATGGTCGCTTCGGTGTTTGCAAGTATGGTCCAGCTTGCATGTTCAACCACCCCTTCAATTTCGGCCCTTCTGTACTGGCAgcaggaccacctctccctggCCAATACCCCACACCAGGAAACTTCACCGTTTAG
- the LOC133904747 gene encoding zinc finger CCCH domain-containing protein 65-like isoform X3: MADADSSPIASISPSSGAGDADAAAAIEKQLAGLGLAVDGGGGFPEPSGWEVVPVPVAVSGGGDEVAGEKLHPPPTVAGADARVRYPRRPGEPDCTYYLKFGNCRFGVKCKFNHPARKKSRVKGSGSSGSNSSSNKASSPDDDQAPREEYEGLVPDISYSLGFDDKGTASRKTSCEVVDMKKGRMVPKIAEGPEKGIYFKKLDETNVRNQKVLKGAKDKRREAVSEGSAQEECKYYSTPGGCKFGKACKYLHHEGKEEKTEVEKVDLNFLGLPLRPGEKECPYYMRTGSCKYATNCKFHHPDPTNVTSKEPVLEHENGETPQQNVQGPSQTRVPIWPDQRALNEQHVPFLAPAQSYSAGMIPPQGMYPSPDWSGYHQVPLNPYYPPGVPFQHFPAHMNHPMYKAADVPGHQQVSTDEYPERPGQPECQHFVRSGFCKYKMKCRYHHPRSRLPAPLTGLSPLGLPIKPDQPVCTYYGRFGVCKYGPACMFNHPFNFGPSVLAAGPPLPGQYPTPGNFTV; this comes from the exons ATGGCGGACGCCGACTCCTCCCCGATCGCCTCGATCTCCCCCTCCTCCGGCGCCGGGGACGCcgatgcggcggcggcgatcgaGAAGCAGCTCGCCGGCCTCGGCCTCGCCGTCGACGGCGGCGGAGGCTTCCCGGAGCCGTCGGGGTGGGAG GTTGTCCCCGTACCCGTCGccgtctccggcggcggcgatgaGGTCGCCGGTGAGAAGCTGCATCCGCCGCCGACGGTGGCGGGGGCGGATGCGAGGGTGCGGTACCCGCGGCGGCCCGGGGAGCCGGACTGCACCTACTACCTCAAGTTCGGCAACTGCCGCTTCGGGGTGAAGTGCAAGTTCAACCACCCGGCACGGAAGAAGAGTAGG GTGAAAGGGAGTGGGAGCAGCGGGAGCAACAGCAGCAGTAATAAAGCATCTTCGCCTGATGATGATCAG GCTcctagagaagaatatgaaggtCTTGTTCCAGATATTTCATATTCCTTG GGCTTTGATGACAAGGGGACTGCATCTAGGAAGACATCATGCGAG GTTGTTGATATGAAGAAGGGAAGAATGGTGCCAAAG ATTGCCGAGGGGCCTGAAAAAGGAATTTATTTCAAGAAGTTAGATGAGACAAATGTCAGAAACCAGAAG GTTCTGAAGGGTGCCAAAGATAAAAGAAGGGAAGCTGTTTCAGAAGGTAGTGCGCAGGAGGAATGCAAG TATTATTCAACACCAGGAGGATGCAAATTTGGGAAAGCTTGCAAATACCTTCACCAcgagggaaaagaagagaaaacagAGGTTGAAAAGGTTGATCTGAACTTTCTAGGTCTTCCACTGCGCCCA GGGGAAAAGGAGTGCCCATACTATATGCGCACTGGGAGCTGCAAATATGCCACTAACTGCAAGTTTCACCATCCAGATCCTACCAACGTGACTTCAAAAGAACCAGTGTTGGAACATGAGAATGGGGAAACTCCACAGCAAAATGTCCAAGGACCCTCTCAGACAAGAGTTCCAATATGGCCTGACCAGAGAGCATTGAATGAGCAGCATGTTCCTTTTCTAGCTCCAGCACAATCGTACAGTGCAGGAATGATTCCACCTCAAGGAATGTACCCATCTCCTGACTGGAGTGGGTATCATCAG GTTCCTTTGAATCCTTATTACCCTCCTGGAGTCCCTTTTCAGCATTTTCCAGCTCATATGAATCATCCAATGTACAAGGCAGCAGATGTACCAGGACATCAGCAAGTGTCTACTGACGAATATCCAGAGAGACCTGGCCAACCTGAATGTCAGCATTTTGTTAGAAGTGGTTTCTGCAAATACAAGATGAAATGCAGATATCATCATCCAAGGTCGCGACTGCCTGCACCACTAACAGGTCTTAGCCCTCTCGGCTTGCCTATCAAACCT GATCAACCTGTGTGCACATACTATGGTCGCTTCGGTGTTTGCAAGTATGGTCCAGCTTGCATGTTCAACCACCCCTTCAATTTCGGCCCTTCTGTACTGGCAgcaggaccacctctccctggCCAATACCCCACACCAGGAAACTTCACCGTTTAG